In one Acidimicrobiales bacterium genomic region, the following are encoded:
- the lpdA gene encoding dihydrolipoyl dehydrogenase has translation MVRTADQYDIVVIGGGPGGYAAALYAAGAGLSVAVVEKDKVGGTCLHRGCIPAKEFLETATVFRTVAGAEDFGVRAGKPAVEFSVSQQRKQKVVDQLWKGLAGLMKRRKITTVAGTGRLGRDRKVTVDDGTELVGRNVILAAGSVPRTIPGFDVDGRLVMTSDEVLALEELPGTAAVIGAGAIGCEFASMMSDLGTKVTMLEALPTMLPGCDADVVKVVAKSFQKRGIDVHLGVKVSGHQPRDGGGTTVAFGEDQRLDVDAVVVSVGRRPRSDGLVEDGTGVEIDERGFVKVDERCRTAEAGVYAVGDLVATPQLAHVGFAEAIVAVKDILGESPVPVDYGKVPWCIYCHPEVAFAGMTEEAARDAGLDVVAKADPFVGNGRAIIVGETEGLVKVVAEKGPDGRAGRILGVHMVGPWVTEQLGQGYLALNWEAVPDEVAAFIQPHPTMSEVFGETMLALTGRGLHA, from the coding sequence GTGGTCCGCACGGCTGACCAGTACGACATCGTCGTCATCGGAGGAGGGCCGGGGGGGTACGCAGCCGCGCTGTACGCGGCCGGAGCCGGGTTGTCGGTGGCCGTCGTGGAGAAGGACAAGGTCGGCGGCACGTGCCTCCACCGGGGGTGCATCCCGGCCAAGGAGTTCCTGGAGACGGCCACGGTCTTCCGCACGGTGGCGGGCGCCGAGGACTTCGGCGTGCGGGCGGGGAAGCCGGCCGTCGAGTTCTCGGTCAGCCAGCAGCGCAAGCAGAAGGTGGTCGACCAGCTCTGGAAGGGCCTCGCCGGCCTGATGAAGCGCCGGAAGATCACGACCGTGGCCGGCACCGGCCGCCTCGGGCGCGACCGCAAGGTGACGGTGGACGACGGCACCGAGCTGGTCGGCAGGAACGTGATCCTGGCCGCCGGGTCGGTGCCCCGCACGATCCCCGGCTTCGACGTCGACGGCCGCCTGGTGATGACCTCGGACGAGGTGCTGGCGCTCGAGGAGCTGCCCGGCACGGCGGCGGTGATCGGGGCGGGCGCCATCGGCTGCGAGTTCGCCTCGATGATGAGCGACCTCGGCACCAAGGTGACGATGCTCGAGGCGCTGCCCACCATGCTCCCGGGCTGCGACGCCGATGTCGTCAAGGTCGTGGCCAAGTCGTTCCAGAAGCGGGGGATCGACGTCCACCTGGGCGTGAAGGTCTCCGGCCACCAGCCCCGGGACGGCGGTGGCACCACGGTGGCCTTCGGCGAGGACCAGCGGCTGGACGTGGACGCCGTGGTGGTCTCCGTGGGCCGCCGTCCGCGGTCGGACGGGCTGGTCGAGGACGGCACGGGCGTCGAGATCGACGAGCGGGGCTTCGTGAAGGTGGACGAGCGGTGCCGCACGGCGGAGGCGGGCGTGTACGCGGTGGGCGACCTGGTCGCCACGCCCCAGCTGGCCCACGTGGGGTTCGCCGAGGCCATCGTGGCCGTGAAGGACATCCTGGGCGAGTCGCCCGTCCCCGTGGACTACGGCAAGGTCCCCTGGTGCATCTACTGCCATCCCGAGGTGGCGTTCGCGGGGATGACGGAGGAGGCGGCGCGCGACGCCGGCCTGGACGTCGTGGCCAAAGCCGATCCGTTCGTGGGCAACGGCCGGGCGATCATCGTGGGCGAGACGGAGGGCCTGGTGAAGGTGGTCGCCGAGAAGGGCCCCGACGGCCGGGCCGGGCGCATCCTCGGGGTGCACATGGTGGGGCCGTGGGTCACCGAGCAGCTCGGCCAGGGGTACCTGGCGCTGAACTGGGAGGCGGTGCCCGACGAGGTGGCGGCGTTCATCCAGCCCCATCCGACGATGTCCGAGGTGTTCGGGGAGACGATGCTGGCGCTGACCGGAAGGGGGTTGCACGCCTGA